A section of the Gammaproteobacteria bacterium genome encodes:
- a CDS encoding acetolactate decarboxylase: MSTLYQYSHFLAISHGLYDGTISVQNLMQYGNFGLGTFHALEGELVVIDGQSYHCTQGVKTSIANVEDTLPWAAVGNFTENIKTANLQYIVDFKTLEDTLLKLMETTNYPFLFHIEGTFENIVIGSVLKQEKPYPKIKEIIDSGVTVETGKIKGQLVGFYAPEFMFPMKGKGFHLHCLEEKQRFGGHVLELTLKEGSVKFECVTEIKLELPQNEIYQKAQFSHYEQDEHVAVFNNKHNNGLIGLEELIKLYEVRLPYCRNHIEDESQFDQNLPKLLTLFKLFNENESLLVEVSDKAKQALVKLIKRTSEYMLSVKRNCDFVIRYNNWGLQLIKNYAIKDIVREQITLLNHLGFAYYFLNEIGKGNALSLTKARESLERALDLNRGKAHDLMAYAHCILGQVELFEKNDKKAYELFSKAYSFYRHKKDNDSFELKQALLDIQNDIDNLKKNLTQEERNDKYQAMVVLGYIADTKAMHQPHEFSEKCYLLCIAFIKIYWQHDTLQSADLYYRLAKLHQKSGHPKKALESYKNALNIYVEISGIDHPKVYELSQEIGVIP, encoded by the coding sequence ATGAGCACATTATATCAATATTCACACTTTTTGGCCATAAGCCACGGTTTGTATGATGGAACAATCTCTGTTCAGAATTTAATGCAGTATGGCAATTTTGGGCTAGGCACCTTTCATGCCTTAGAAGGAGAGTTAGTGGTTATCGATGGTCAGTCTTATCATTGTACTCAGGGGGTAAAGACTAGCATTGCAAACGTAGAGGATACATTGCCGTGGGCAGCTGTCGGTAACTTTACAGAAAACATAAAGACCGCAAATCTTCAGTATATTGTAGATTTCAAAACACTTGAAGACACGCTTTTGAAGCTTATGGAAACAACGAATTACCCTTTTCTTTTTCATATTGAAGGCACCTTTGAAAATATTGTTATTGGCAGTGTGCTAAAACAAGAAAAACCATATCCAAAGATAAAAGAGATTATTGATAGTGGTGTGACTGTTGAGACTGGCAAAATAAAAGGACAGCTCGTTGGATTTTATGCACCCGAATTTATGTTTCCCATGAAGGGCAAAGGCTTTCATTTGCACTGTTTAGAAGAAAAGCAACGATTTGGAGGACATGTGCTTGAGCTTACTCTTAAAGAAGGCTCTGTAAAATTTGAATGCGTTACCGAAATTAAACTTGAGCTTCCTCAAAATGAAATATATCAAAAAGCACAATTCAGCCATTACGAGCAGGATGAACATGTGGCGGTATTTAACAATAAACATAACAATGGACTTATAGGGCTCGAGGAATTGATAAAGCTTTATGAAGTTAGATTACCTTATTGCAGAAATCATATAGAAGATGAATCTCAGTTCGATCAAAATCTACCGAAACTCTTAACCCTCTTTAAGCTTTTTAATGAAAATGAAAGCTTACTAGTTGAAGTTAGTGATAAAGCCAAACAAGCACTAGTTAAACTAATAAAACGAACCAGTGAATACATGCTCTCAGTAAAAAGAAATTGTGATTTTGTTATTCGGTATAACAACTGGGGGCTTCAACTCATTAAAAACTATGCGATCAAGGACATCGTCCGTGAACAGATAACTTTGTTAAATCATTTAGGGTTCGCCTATTATTTCCTTAATGAAATAGGCAAAGGGAATGCTTTGTCATTAACTAAAGCACGTGAGTCGCTTGAGAGGGCACTAGACCTCAACCGTGGAAAAGCGCACGACCTGATGGCTTACGCCCATTGTATATTGGGTCAAGTTGAGCTTTTTGAGAAAAATGATAAAAAAGCGTACGAATTATTTTCAAAAGCGTATTCATTTTATCGGCATAAAAAAGATAATGATAGTTTTGAGCTTAAACAGGCACTATTAGATATCCAAAATGACATAGATAACCTAAAGAAAAATCTGACGCAAGAAGAGCGCAATGACAAGTATCAGGCAATGGTTGTTTTAGGGTATATTGCTGATACAAAAGCAATGCATCAGCCGCACGAATTTTCAGAAAAATGTTACCTATTATGTATTGCATTTATCAAAATATATTGGCAACACGATACATTGCAATCAGCAGATTTATATTATAGGTTAGCCAAACTTCACCAGAAAAGCGGTCACCCCAAAAAAGCGCTTGAAAGTTATAAGAATGCATTAAATATATACGTAGAGATTAGCGGTATAGACCATCCTAAAGTTTATGAATTATCTCAAGAGATAGGGGTTATACCTTGA
- a CDS encoding helix-turn-helix transcriptional regulator gives MKIDKKDFVRARVHAHITPGEALKMLRELQGFTQLELAQKTGISQSNISALESNARQMGRERAVVLARALKVHPAVILFPDFDIEEAA, from the coding sequence ATGAAAATCGATAAAAAAGATTTTGTGAGAGCAAGAGTGCATGCTCATATCACACCTGGGGAAGCGCTAAAAATGCTTCGTGAGTTACAAGGTTTTACCCAGCTTGAGTTGGCTCAAAAAACTGGCATTAGTCAATCGAATATTTCTGCTTTGGAAAGTAACGCTAGGCAGATGGGACGTGAAAGAGCAGTTGTTCTTGCAAGAGCACTAAAAGTTCATCCAGCGGTGATACTTTTTCCTGATTTTGATATTGAGGAGGCTGCTTAG
- a CDS encoding type II toxin-antitoxin system mRNA interferase toxin, RelE/StbE family: MLKIYEKKSLLKSLKAIPLHIKKEYEIWKRMVEHQGIHGLRMIRGYHDEALKCEGSGFRSSRLSLQWRVIYKTENEELKVYVIDINAHKY; encoded by the coding sequence ATGTTGAAGATATATGAAAAGAAATCGCTTCTTAAATCTCTGAAGGCAATTCCTTTGCATATTAAAAAGGAATATGAAATCTGGAAGAGAATGGTTGAGCATCAAGGCATACATGGCTTAAGAATGATCAGAGGCTACCATGATGAAGCTTTGAAATGTGAAGGGAGTGGATTCCGATCCTCCAGGCTCTCATTACAATGGCGTGTTATCTATAAGACTGAGAATGAAGAGCTTAAGGTTTATGTGATAGATATTAATGCTCATAAGTATTAG
- a CDS encoding class I SAM-dependent methyltransferase — translation MSRKKVYEQYEKIVDWFDTHRNKDLFEKPYFDFIVNTVPPGGEILDLGCGTGEPIAKFFIEKGFKITGVDGSHKMIELCKKRFPSQTWLIEDMQEINLAKQFDAILAWHSFFHLDHDAQRNMFKLFNRHLKSKGVLAFTSGPEHDECWSDNGGEELFHASLSPQEYEALLKQNTFEVLIHKVRDPECGSATIWVAQKI, via the coding sequence ATGAGTAGAAAGAAGGTTTATGAACAGTATGAAAAGATAGTCGACTGGTTTGATACGCATCGAAATAAGGATTTATTTGAGAAGCCTTATTTTGATTTCATTGTTAACACGGTTCCGCCAGGCGGTGAAATTCTTGATCTTGGCTGTGGCACAGGTGAACCCATTGCAAAGTTTTTCATTGAGAAAGGATTTAAAATTACTGGTGTGGACGGTAGTCATAAAATGATCGAGCTCTGCAAGAAACGCTTTCCAAGTCAAACTTGGCTAATTGAAGATATGCAAGAGATTAACTTAGCTAAACAATTTGATGCCATCTTAGCATGGCATAGTTTCTTCCACCTAGATCACGATGCACAACGAAATATGTTTAAGTTGTTTAATAGGCATCTAAAATCAAAAGGCGTATTAGCTTTTACTTCAGGGCCTGAGCATGATGAATGTTGGAGCGACAATGGGGGAGAAGAGCTTTTTCATGCTTCCCTCTCTCCTCAAGAGTATGAAGCATTGTTAAAACAGAACACCTTCGAAGTGTTAATACATAAAGTGAGAGATCCGGAATGTGGGTCCGCAACTATTTGGGTAGCGCAAAAAATCTAG
- the truD gene encoding tRNA pseudouridine(13) synthase TruD, which produces MKIAKLLGNSFRLRIRNLSEGFVSQLKNKPEHYTYFINYSGSQRFGLPNQVKNTHLIGKAIVLEQYNVALNELLKQSSETKDIATHYLQDPELFFQDLIKTSSILPAL; this is translated from the coding sequence TTGAAAATAGCGAAGCTGTTAGGCAACAGTTTTCGTTTAAGAATCAGAAATTTATCCGAAGGATTCGTAAGTCAACTTAAAAATAAGCCAGAGCATTACACCTATTTTATTAATTACTCTGGAAGTCAACGATTTGGATTGCCAAACCAAGTTAAAAATACCCACCTAATTGGTAAAGCAATTGTTCTCGAACAATATAATGTGGCGTTAAATGAACTATTGAAACAATCCAGCGAAACTAAGGACATAGCAACACATTACTTGCAAGATCCAGAGCTTTTTTTTCAAGACTTGATAAAGACAAGTAGCATTTTACCTGCGCTTTGA